In Alphaproteobacteria bacterium, a single genomic region encodes these proteins:
- a CDS encoding S-(hydroxymethyl)glutathione dehydrogenase/class III alcohol dehydrogenase, with amino-acid sequence MDVRAAVAHQAGQPLSIETVSLEGPRAGECLVEIKATGICHTDAFTLSGADPEGIFPAILGHEGAGVVVETGPGVTGLKPGDHVIPLYTPECRQCEYCTSGKTNLCQAIRETQGQGLMPDGSSRFSLGGQTIYHYMGTSTFANFTVVPEIALARIRDDAPFDKVCYIGCGVTTGIGAVINTAQVEPGANVVVFGLGGIGLNVVQGCRLVGADIIVGVDTNPARRELAERFGMTHFVDPAELGDDLVAHLVELTGGGADYSFECIGNTDVMRQALECCHKGWGESVIIGVAGAGQEIATRPFQLVTGRVWRGTAFGGAKGRTEVPRIVDWYMEGKINIDDLITHTMGLDDINTAFDLMHEGQSIRSVVTFD; translated from the coding sequence ATGGACGTGCGCGCCGCCGTGGCCCACCAGGCGGGCCAGCCGCTGAGCATCGAAACCGTCAGCCTGGAAGGCCCCCGGGCCGGCGAGTGCCTGGTCGAGATCAAGGCCACCGGCATCTGCCACACCGACGCATTTACGCTTTCGGGCGCCGATCCCGAAGGCATTTTCCCGGCCATCCTGGGTCACGAGGGCGCCGGCGTGGTGGTCGAGACGGGGCCGGGTGTCACAGGCCTCAAGCCGGGCGACCACGTGATTCCGCTCTACACCCCGGAATGCCGCCAGTGCGAATACTGCACCAGCGGCAAGACCAACCTCTGCCAGGCCATCCGCGAGACCCAGGGCCAGGGCCTGATGCCCGACGGCTCCAGCCGCTTCAGCCTGGGCGGCCAGACGATCTACCACTACATGGGCACCTCGACGTTCGCCAACTTCACCGTGGTGCCGGAGATTGCCCTGGCCCGCATCCGCGACGACGCGCCCTTCGACAAGGTCTGCTACATCGGCTGCGGCGTCACCACCGGCATCGGCGCCGTCATCAACACGGCCCAGGTCGAGCCCGGCGCCAACGTCGTGGTCTTCGGATTGGGCGGCATCGGCCTCAACGTCGTGCAGGGCTGCCGCCTGGTGGGTGCCGACATCATCGTCGGCGTCGATACCAACCCGGCGCGGCGCGAACTGGCCGAACGCTTCGGCATGACCCATTTCGTAGATCCGGCCGAACTCGGCGACGACTTGGTGGCCCATCTGGTCGAGCTGACCGGGGGCGGCGCCGATTATTCCTTCGAATGCATCGGCAACACGGATGTCATGCGCCAGGCGCTGGAATGCTGCCACAAGGGCTGGGGCGAAAGCGTCATCATCGGCGTCGCCGGGGCCGGCCAGGAGATCGCCACCCGGCCCTTCCAGCTGGTCACCGGCCGGGTCTGGCGCGGCACCGCCTTCGGCGGCGCCAAGGGCCGCACCGAGGTGCCGCGCATTGTCGACTGGTACATGGAGGGCAAGATCAACATCGACGACCTGATCACCCACACCATGGGGCTCGACGACATCAACACGGCCTTCGATTTGATGCACGAGGGCCAATCGATCCGCTCCGTGGTGACGTTCGATTGA
- a CDS encoding [protein-PII] uridylyltransferase — MESIPNRRAIIERRQLGGALEELVWDGDPRSPEVRGQVLALLRDHLEAGRAEIRRRFEAGGAGLETARSISYLVDQILRALYDFTLAHVYPLSNPTAGEHLAVAAVGGYGRGEMAPHSDVDLLFLLPYKQTPWGEQMVEYLLYMLWDLGLKVGHATRSVDDCVRLSHADITIRTALLEARLLFGDKPLYGEFRRRYQSEVVADTGPDFTEAKLAERKDRHRRLGDSRYLVEPNIKDGKGGLRDLHSLYWIAKYVYRVDRVDDLVAAGLLTAAELKRFAKAEEFLWTVRCHLHYRAARAEERLTFDAQPDLGRVLRFADRAGARGVERFMKRYYLVAKEVGDLTRIFCAQLEEQHKRKKFFRLPRLGQRRRLEDGFVIGGGRIDVEHAKVFAEDPVRLLRLFHLVQQRQVDIHPRALKLITRNLSLIDNALRHDPEANRLFLEILCSRHDPEIALRRLNEAGILGRFVPDFGRVVAQMQHDMYHVYTVDEHSIRAIGMLARIEAGELAEEHPLSHDIIHKVMSREVLYLAVLLHDIAKGRGGNHSELGAEIVLKLVPRFGLSADDTETVAWLVRHHLVMSNTALRRDILDPKTVEDFVAVVESPERLRLLVVLTVADIRAVGPGRWNGWKGQLLRELYFRAEEALSGGMAADQAVARVAAAKAALRDELADWDDAAAEAHFARTYDSYWLTADAETQARHARLMRAAGESGAELSIASRVDEFQDVTEVTVFAADHPGLFARVAGAMAVCGANIVRAAISTTADGMALDTFWVQDPDGGPVTRQDRLKRTIEKTLTGEIRLHQALADRGSLPSRTEVFEVAPRVVVDNKASNVHTVVEIRARDRRGLLHDVTRGLSDLGLTIASARVATYGERAVDVFYVKDVFGLKVTQKAKLEKIRKRLLEAVEEPPALRAEAAAQAKRKAAAGG; from the coding sequence ATGGAGAGCATTCCCAACCGCCGCGCCATCATCGAGCGGCGCCAGCTCGGCGGCGCCCTGGAAGAATTGGTCTGGGACGGCGACCCGCGCTCGCCGGAGGTGCGGGGCCAGGTGCTGGCGCTGTTGCGCGATCATCTGGAGGCCGGCCGGGCCGAGATCCGCCGCCGCTTCGAGGCCGGCGGGGCGGGCCTCGAGACGGCGCGCTCGATCTCCTACCTGGTCGACCAGATATTGCGCGCGCTCTACGACTTCACCCTGGCCCACGTCTATCCGCTGAGCAATCCGACGGCCGGCGAGCACTTGGCGGTGGCGGCTGTGGGCGGCTACGGGCGCGGCGAGATGGCGCCCCATTCGGACGTCGACCTGTTGTTCCTGCTGCCCTACAAGCAGACGCCCTGGGGCGAGCAGATGGTGGAGTACCTCCTTTACATGCTCTGGGACCTGGGCCTCAAGGTGGGCCACGCGACGCGTTCGGTGGACGACTGCGTGCGGCTTTCGCACGCCGACATAACCATCCGCACGGCGCTCCTGGAAGCCCGTTTGCTGTTCGGCGACAAGCCGCTTTATGGCGAGTTTCGCCGGCGCTACCAGAGCGAGGTGGTGGCTGACACCGGCCCCGACTTCACCGAAGCCAAGCTGGCCGAACGCAAGGACCGTCACCGCCGCCTCGGCGATTCGCGCTATTTGGTCGAGCCCAACATCAAGGACGGCAAGGGCGGGCTCAGGGACTTGCATTCGCTCTACTGGATCGCCAAGTACGTCTACCGCGTCGACCGCGTCGACGATCTGGTGGCCGCCGGACTCTTGACGGCGGCCGAACTCAAGCGCTTCGCCAAGGCCGAGGAATTCCTCTGGACGGTGCGCTGCCACCTGCACTACCGGGCCGCCCGCGCCGAGGAGCGCCTGACCTTCGATGCCCAGCCCGACCTGGGCCGGGTGTTGCGCTTCGCCGACCGGGCTGGCGCCCGTGGCGTCGAGCGCTTCATGAAACGCTACTACCTGGTGGCCAAGGAGGTCGGCGACCTGACCCGCATCTTCTGCGCCCAGCTTGAGGAGCAGCACAAGCGCAAGAAGTTCTTCCGCCTGCCCCGGCTGGGCCAGCGCCGCCGACTCGAGGACGGTTTCGTCATCGGCGGCGGCCGCATCGACGTCGAGCACGCCAAGGTCTTCGCCGAGGATCCGGTGCGGCTTTTGCGCCTCTTCCACCTGGTCCAGCAGCGCCAAGTCGACATCCATCCGCGGGCGCTGAAGCTGATCACGCGCAATCTTTCGCTGATCGACAACGCGCTGCGCCACGACCCCGAGGCCAACCGGCTGTTCCTGGAAATCCTCTGCTCGCGCCACGATCCCGAGATCGCGCTTCGGCGCCTCAACGAGGCCGGCATCCTGGGCCGCTTCGTGCCCGATTTCGGCCGCGTGGTGGCCCAGATGCAGCACGACATGTACCACGTCTACACGGTCGACGAGCACAGCATCCGGGCCATCGGCATGCTGGCCCGCATCGAGGCCGGCGAGCTGGCCGAAGAGCACCCCCTAAGCCACGACATCATCCACAAGGTGATGTCGCGCGAGGTGCTCTATCTGGCGGTGCTGCTGCACGACATCGCCAAGGGCCGGGGCGGCAATCATTCCGAACTGGGCGCCGAGATCGTGCTCAAGCTGGTGCCCCGCTTCGGCCTCAGCGCCGACGACACCGAGACCGTGGCCTGGCTGGTGCGCCACCACCTGGTCATGAGCAACACCGCCCTGCGCCGCGACATCCTCGACCCCAAGACGGTCGAGGATTTCGTTGCCGTCGTCGAGAGCCCGGAAAGGCTGAGGCTGCTGGTGGTGCTGACGGTGGCCGACATCCGGGCCGTCGGGCCCGGCCGCTGGAACGGCTGGAAGGGCCAGTTGCTGCGTGAGCTTTACTTCCGGGCCGAGGAGGCGCTCTCGGGCGGCATGGCGGCCGACCAGGCGGTGGCCCGGGTGGCGGCGGCCAAGGCGGCCTTGCGTGACGAGCTGGCCGACTGGGACGATGCCGCGGCCGAGGCCCATTTCGCCCGCACCTACGATTCCTACTGGCTGACCGCCGACGCCGAGACCCAGGCCCGCCACGCCCGGCTCATGCGGGCGGCCGGCGAGAGCGGCGCCGAGCTCAGCATCGCCAGCCGCGTCGACGAGTTCCAGGACGTCACCGAGGTCACCGTGTTCGCCGCCGACCACCCCGGCCTGTTCGCCCGCGTGGCCGGCGCCATGGCGGTCTGCGGCGCCAACATCGTGCGCGCCGCCATCAGCACCACGGCCGATGGCATGGCGCTCGACACCTTCTGGGTGCAGGACCCCGATGGCGGCCCGGTGACCCGGCAGGACCGCCTCAAGCGCACCATCGAAAAGACCCTCACGGGCGAGATCCGTCTGCACCAGGCACTGGCCGATCGAGGCTCGCTGCCCTCGCGCACCGAGGTTTTCGAGGTGGCACCCCGGGTGGTGGTCGACAACAAGGCGAGCAACGTCCACACCGTGGTCGAAATCCGCGCCCGCGACCGCCGTGGCCTGCTGCACGATGTCACCCGGGGGCTCAGCGATCTCGGCCTCACCATCGCCTCGGCCCGCGTCGCCACCTACGGCGAACGCGCCGTCGACGTCTTCTACGTCAAGGACGTCTTCGGCCTCAAGGTGACGCAAAAGGCCAAGCTGGAAAAGATCCGCAAGCGTCTCCTGGAGGCCGTCGAGGAGCCCCCGGCGCTGCGCGCCGAAGCCGCCGCCCAGGCCAAGCGGAAGGCGGCGGCGGGGGGGTAG
- the murJ gene encoding murein biosynthesis integral membrane protein MurJ has protein sequence MARPVVLLRAIATVGGYTMLSRVLGLVRDILIAAILGAGPVADAFFVAFKLPNFFRRLFAEGAFNAGFVPLFSGILESEGRDRARAFAQEALAVLLLTLLVFVSLMQVLMPWVMLGLAPGFVDEPAKFELTVELTRLTFPYLLFISLVSLLAGVLNSLGRFAAAAATPVLLNLCLIGAVLWLAPHLPTAGHALAWAVALAGMVQLLWLLAALRREGWRLCLPRPRLTPRVRELLRLMAPAAVGAGVVQINLVIDIVLASLLPSGSVSFLFYADRLNQLPIGVVGVAVGTALLPLLSRQITAGDDQAAGESQNRAVEFALLLSLPAAAALLVIAKPTLSVLFERGAFGPAETQATALALMAYAIGLPAYVLVKVLTPGFFARLDTRTPVLIATLCVAVNLVLNLLLMGPMKHAGLALATALSAWLNVYLLARVLNRRGHFLPDAALRRRLGRMIFASALMAILLALLALALAGPLAGGPWQRIPALALLVLAGLVGYGAAAQLFGAARIGEIRRFLGRDG, from the coding sequence ATGGCCCGGCCCGTCGTCCTTTTGCGCGCCATCGCCACGGTCGGTGGCTACACCATGCTGAGCCGGGTGCTGGGCTTGGTGCGCGACATTCTTATTGCCGCGATCCTGGGCGCCGGGCCGGTGGCGGACGCCTTTTTCGTGGCCTTCAAGCTGCCCAATTTCTTTCGCCGGCTGTTTGCCGAAGGCGCCTTCAACGCCGGCTTCGTGCCGCTTTTTTCGGGCATCTTGGAAAGCGAGGGGCGGGACCGGGCGCGGGCCTTCGCCCAGGAGGCCCTGGCCGTGCTGCTGCTCACGCTGCTCGTCTTCGTCTCGCTGATGCAGGTCCTGATGCCCTGGGTCATGTTGGGCCTGGCGCCGGGCTTCGTCGACGAGCCGGCCAAGTTCGAACTGACGGTCGAGCTCACCAGGCTGACCTTTCCCTATCTCCTGTTCATCAGCCTGGTCTCGCTGCTGGCCGGCGTGCTCAACAGCCTGGGCCGTTTCGCCGCCGCCGCCGCCACGCCGGTGCTGCTCAACCTCTGCCTCATCGGCGCCGTGCTGTGGCTGGCGCCGCACCTGCCGACGGCGGGCCACGCCCTGGCCTGGGCGGTGGCCCTGGCCGGCATGGTGCAGTTGCTCTGGCTGCTGGCGGCGCTCAGGCGCGAGGGCTGGCGGCTCTGCCTGCCCCGGCCGCGCCTCACGCCCCGGGTGCGCGAGCTGCTGCGCTTGATGGCGCCGGCCGCCGTGGGCGCTGGTGTGGTGCAGATCAACCTGGTCATCGACATCGTGCTGGCCTCGCTGCTGCCCTCGGGCTCGGTCAGTTTTCTTTTCTACGCCGATCGTCTCAACCAGTTGCCCATCGGCGTCGTCGGGGTGGCGGTGGGGACGGCGCTGCTGCCGCTGTTGTCGCGCCAGATCACGGCCGGCGACGACCAAGCCGCCGGCGAGAGCCAGAACCGGGCCGTCGAATTCGCGCTTTTGCTGTCGTTGCCTGCGGCGGCAGCGCTGCTGGTGATCGCCAAGCCGACGCTCAGCGTCCTGTTCGAGCGCGGTGCCTTCGGCCCGGCCGAGACCCAGGCCACGGCGCTGGCCCTGATGGCCTATGCCATAGGGTTGCCGGCCTACGTCCTGGTCAAGGTGCTGACGCCGGGCTTCTTCGCCCGCCTCGATACCCGAACCCCGGTGCTCATCGCGACGCTTTGCGTGGCCGTCAATCTGGTTCTCAACCTCTTGCTCATGGGGCCCATGAAGCACGCCGGCCTGGCCCTGGCGACGGCGCTATCGGCCTGGCTCAATGTTTATCTTTTGGCCCGGGTGCTCAATCGCCGGGGCCATTTCCTGCCCGATGCCGCTTTGCGCCGACGCCTCGGGCGCATGATTTTCGCCAGCGCCTTGATGGCGATCCTGTTGGCTCTGCTGGCCCTGGCCCTGGCCGGGCCGCTGGCCGGCGGGCCATGGCAGCGTATTCCGGCGCTGGCGCTTCTGGTGCTGGCCGGGCTGGTGGGCTACGGCGCCGCGGCCCAGCTCTTCGGCGCCGCCCGCATCGGCGAAATCAGGCGCTTCCTGGGCCGGGACGGTTGA
- the trpS gene encoding tryptophan--tRNA ligase gives MTVAIPDQRIFSGVQPTGNLHLGNYLGAIRNWARLQGEYECIYCMVDLHAITMPQDPAELRASTREVAASLLAAGIDAGQSIVFNQSQVPAHAELAWVFNCVARLGWLNRMTQFKEKAGKNRDNASAGLYTYPALMAADIMVYKATHVPVGEDQKQHLEFTRDVAQSFNSQFGVECFPLVEPLIFGEATRVMSLRDGASKMSKSEKSEMSRINLTDDADTIAKKIRKARTDTEPLPGEVEGLAGRPEAYNLLGIYASLDDASLADTCRHFAGAQFSAFKEALTELAVAKLAPVTGEMNRLRADPGFVDEVLRDGAERAAALAEPIIREVQDIVGFLRPGARQD, from the coding sequence ATGACCGTAGCGATTCCCGACCAGCGCATCTTTTCCGGCGTCCAACCCACCGGCAACCTGCATCTGGGCAACTACCTCGGTGCCATCCGCAACTGGGCCCGGCTGCAGGGCGAATACGAATGCATCTACTGCATGGTCGATCTGCATGCCATCACCATGCCCCAGGATCCGGCCGAGCTGCGCGCCTCGACGCGCGAGGTGGCGGCCAGCCTGCTGGCCGCCGGCATCGATGCCGGCCAAAGCATCGTCTTCAACCAAAGCCAGGTACCGGCCCATGCCGAGTTGGCCTGGGTCTTCAACTGCGTCGCCCGCCTGGGCTGGCTCAACCGCATGACCCAGTTCAAGGAGAAGGCGGGCAAGAACCGCGACAACGCCAGCGCCGGGCTCTACACCTATCCCGCCCTGATGGCCGCCGACATCATGGTCTACAAGGCCACCCACGTGCCCGTGGGCGAGGACCAGAAACAGCACCTCGAGTTCACCCGCGACGTCGCCCAGTCCTTCAACAGCCAGTTCGGCGTCGAGTGTTTTCCCCTGGTCGAGCCGCTGATCTTCGGCGAAGCCACCCGGGTGATGAGCTTGCGCGACGGCGCCAGCAAAATGTCGAAGTCGGAAAAATCCGAAATGAGCCGCATCAACCTGACCGACGATGCCGACACCATCGCCAAAAAGATCCGCAAGGCGCGCACCGATACCGAGCCCCTGCCCGGCGAGGTCGAGGGCCTGGCCGGGCGGCCCGAGGCGTACAATCTGCTGGGCATCTACGCCAGCCTCGACGACGCCTCGCTGGCCGACACCTGCCGGCACTTCGCGGGGGCCCAGTTTTCGGCCTTCAAAGAGGCGCTGACCGAACTGGCGGTGGCCAAGCTGGCCCCCGTCACAGGCGAGATGAACCGCCTGCGGGCCGATCCCGGCTTCGTCGACGAAGTGTTGCGCGACGGCGCCGAACGGGCCGCGGCGCTGGCCGAGCCGATCATCCGCGAGGTTCAGGACATCGTCGGATTCTTGCGCCCTGGAGCGCGTCAGGACTGA
- a CDS encoding DUF2333 family protein — protein MKRLPFLGRLAIRERLPAIGRIGGGTLAGLAAAVLAVAVLYYPIGMAIVHKIDDDLAFGLESQGLAPGASRSVALAAALIGREVDNHRWVANDPFFMPGAALDNMPNFQQGVVAALARFAFELTDQIGRTRGSSQTDPDLQEAAGLLQYSGTKWVFDFSTSLAPTATSEAQYRKARRSLISYNGRLAEGQAVFERRADNLMATLDRFALDLGSSSAVIDRHIAEHAGDFIDLQADDIFYSVKGQLCAYYYLLREFENDFANIIKERELAAAWRQMLGSMKHVAELDPWVVVNGRPDAQVMPSHLAGQGFFLLRARTQLREITNILLK, from the coding sequence TTGAAACGCTTGCCCTTCCTCGGGCGCCTGGCTATTCGCGAACGCCTGCCGGCCATCGGTCGGATCGGCGGCGGCACGCTGGCCGGCCTGGCTGCCGCCGTCCTGGCCGTGGCGGTGCTTTACTACCCCATCGGCATGGCGATCGTGCACAAGATCGACGACGACCTGGCCTTCGGCCTCGAAAGCCAGGGCCTGGCCCCGGGCGCCAGCCGGTCCGTGGCCCTGGCCGCGGCCCTGATCGGGCGCGAGGTCGACAACCACCGCTGGGTGGCCAACGATCCTTTCTTCATGCCTGGTGCGGCGCTCGACAACATGCCCAACTTCCAGCAGGGCGTGGTGGCGGCGCTGGCTCGTTTCGCTTTCGAATTGACCGACCAAATCGGCCGCACCCGAGGCTCCAGCCAGACCGATCCCGATCTCCAGGAGGCGGCCGGGTTGCTGCAGTATTCCGGCACCAAATGGGTCTTCGACTTCTCCACCTCGCTGGCCCCTACGGCGACCTCGGAGGCCCAGTACCGCAAGGCGCGGCGCTCGTTGATTTCCTACAACGGCCGCCTGGCCGAGGGCCAGGCCGTGTTCGAACGCCGGGCCGACAACCTGATGGCGACGCTGGATCGCTTCGCCCTCGATCTCGGCTCCTCCTCGGCCGTCATCGACCGCCATATCGCCGAACACGCCGGCGATTTCATCGACTTGCAGGCCGACGACATCTTCTATTCCGTCAAGGGCCAGCTCTGCGCCTACTATTACCTGCTGCGCGAATTCGAAAACGACTTCGCCAACATCATCAAGGAACGCGAACTGGCGGCGGCCTGGCGCCAGATGCTGGGCAGCATGAAGCACGTCGCCGAGCTCGATCCCTGGGTCGTGGTCAACGGCCGGCCCGACGCCCAGGTGATGCCCAGCCACCTGGCCGGCCAGGGCTTCTTTCTGCTGCGCGCCCGCACCCAGTTGCGCGAAATCACCAACATTCTGCTTAAGTAG
- a CDS encoding universal stress protein, with the protein MSASTAAEVGRRKFLVVVDDTPECRVALRFACRRAQRTSGGVVLLRVIEPADFQHWLTVEERMRQEAREEAEHLLQALAAEVNEWAGVMPEFLIREGNKRDEILVQIEDDPGIRILVLGASPDKEGPGPLVSSLAGQMSGSMRVPITVVPGELSDDQVDELS; encoded by the coding sequence GTGAGCGCATCCACTGCCGCCGAAGTCGGGCGGCGCAAGTTTCTCGTGGTCGTCGACGACACCCCGGAGTGCCGGGTGGCGTTGCGCTTCGCCTGTCGCCGGGCCCAACGCACCAGCGGCGGCGTGGTGTTGTTGCGGGTGATCGAGCCGGCCGACTTCCAGCATTGGCTGACGGTCGAGGAGCGCATGCGCCAGGAAGCCCGGGAGGAGGCCGAGCACCTGCTGCAGGCACTGGCGGCCGAGGTCAACGAGTGGGCCGGCGTGATGCCCGAATTCCTCATCCGCGAGGGCAACAAGCGCGACGAGATCCTGGTCCAGATCGAGGACGATCCCGGCATTCGTATTTTGGTGTTGGGGGCCTCGCCGGACAAGGAGGGGCCGGGGCCGCTGGTCAGCTCGCTGGCCGGCCAGATGTCGGGTTCCATGCGGGTGCCCATCACCGTGGTGCCGGGCGAGCTCAGCGACGATCAGGTCGACGAGCTGAGTTGA
- a CDS encoding glucosaminidase domain-containing protein — MIAALAFGAATLYLSVSFVALWPEPRPAVAMPRVEIAIALPAQPAPLAKRTKPAKAPSAAPVAPVAPAVRPARASRQATPRRHYLFGKPDATPAPETLARRAKAVAGVIHVSSVEDLTKKMSDLDYRLSDVRRGAAQVPRLTIAALPRDLRQLQSVRSRKNLFVRAILPLILQANETVMAERRRLVAVLAQKSPDADDRAWLTELALRYDVKSDDRAELLRRVDIVPPSLALAQAAEESGWGTSRFAQEANAVFGQWTFRSDIGVVPSRRDDGKRHKIRAFGGLRASVLAYLRNLNIHWAYDGFRKLRADLRARQGWLSGYDLTPSLERYSERGKAYIKTIRTIMRVNGFAAYDRARLEGADRLGI; from the coding sequence ATGATCGCGGCGCTCGCCTTTGGGGCTGCGACGCTTTACCTGTCGGTCTCGTTCGTGGCGCTGTGGCCCGAGCCGCGGCCCGCCGTCGCAATGCCCCGCGTCGAAATCGCCATTGCCCTGCCAGCCCAGCCGGCCCCGTTGGCAAAAAGAACCAAGCCCGCCAAAGCCCCGAGCGCCGCGCCGGTCGCGCCGGTCGCGCCGGCCGTCCGGCCGGCCCGCGCCAGCCGCCAGGCAACGCCGCGGCGGCATTACTTGTTCGGCAAGCCGGACGCGACGCCGGCGCCGGAAACCCTGGCCCGTCGGGCCAAGGCGGTGGCCGGGGTGATCCACGTATCCTCCGTCGAGGACCTGACGAAAAAGATGTCGGATCTCGACTACCGCCTGAGCGACGTGCGCCGTGGCGCGGCCCAGGTGCCGCGCCTGACCATTGCCGCGCTGCCGCGCGATCTGCGCCAATTGCAGTCGGTGCGCTCGCGCAAGAACCTCTTCGTGCGCGCCATCCTGCCGCTCATCCTGCAGGCCAACGAGACGGTGATGGCCGAGCGCCGGCGGCTGGTTGCGGTGCTGGCCCAAAAGAGCCCCGATGCCGACGACCGCGCCTGGCTGACTGAGTTGGCGCTACGCTACGACGTCAAATCCGACGATAGGGCCGAGCTCTTGCGCCGCGTCGACATCGTGCCGCCCTCGCTGGCTTTGGCCCAGGCGGCCGAGGAATCGGGCTGGGGCACTTCGCGTTTCGCCCAGGAAGCCAACGCCGTCTTCGGCCAATGGACGTTCCGATCGGATATCGGCGTCGTGCCCAGCCGCCGCGACGACGGCAAGCGCCACAAAATCCGCGCCTTCGGCGGGCTGCGGGCCTCGGTTCTGGCCTATTTGCGGAACCTCAACATCCACTGGGCCTACGACGGTTTCCGTAAGCTCCGGGCCGACTTGCGGGCGCGCCAGGGCTGGCTTTCGGGCTATGACCTGACGCCTTCGCTGGAGCGCTATTCCGAACGCGGCAAGGCCTATATCAAGACCATCCGCACCATCATGCGGGTCAACGGCTTCGCGGCCTACGACCGGGCCCGGCTCGAGGGCGCCGACCGGCTGGGTATCTGA
- a CDS encoding cellulase family glycosylhydrolase: MAALVGLAGPGALATDKFSKFSKFSKFSLWDNAAGAQLRGANIFQRRVYPKMDGSTFLGPGPVGPPVVQTDLDRLSAMGANVVLISHPGIFTETPPHRLDAGIMDNLDRLLAMIEKADMFAVIAFRSGPGRAEFTIAEGLGDWADPNYLNDSIWAETAAQDAWAEMWRTAARLYGNNSIVVGYYLMIEPNSNEHGSDVLNGRLDIWDPEEFERRYGGSAYDWNLLHPKITRAIRRVDADTPILVGGNGYSAIEWLPFVKSNGDPRTVYTVHQYVPFDFTHQDPEEAISYPGQLDIDGDGAAEPFDHSAMEDLFSTLDDFRDERSARLAVTEFGVHRWAPGASRFLADQLDMLERRGLNNMLWDWGVSYQEFAEEVTAFNFRFGPDPERRADVTSSALIDVIRRHWARNEKRPSNTRF, encoded by the coding sequence GTGGCGGCACTGGTCGGTCTCGCTGGACCGGGAGCGCTGGCAACCGACAAGTTCTCCAAGTTCTCCAAGTTCTCCAAGTTCTCTCTGTGGGACAATGCGGCCGGAGCGCAGCTTCGCGGTGCCAATATCTTCCAGAGACGGGTCTATCCGAAGATGGATGGCTCCACGTTCCTAGGCCCCGGCCCGGTCGGTCCACCGGTCGTCCAGACCGACCTCGATCGCCTTTCCGCCATGGGGGCGAACGTTGTGCTGATTTCGCATCCCGGGATTTTCACGGAAACGCCGCCCCACCGGCTTGACGCGGGGATCATGGACAACCTTGATCGCTTGCTGGCCATGATCGAAAAGGCGGACATGTTTGCTGTCATCGCCTTTCGCTCGGGCCCCGGTCGGGCTGAGTTCACGATAGCTGAAGGACTCGGAGATTGGGCCGATCCCAACTACCTCAACGACTCGATTTGGGCCGAAACGGCTGCCCAGGACGCCTGGGCCGAGATGTGGCGAACGGCGGCTCGACTCTACGGAAACAACTCGATTGTCGTCGGCTACTACCTGATGATCGAGCCCAACTCCAACGAACACGGTAGCGACGTGTTGAACGGCCGTCTCGACATCTGGGACCCGGAAGAGTTCGAGCGCCGTTATGGTGGTAGCGCGTACGATTGGAATCTCCTGCATCCGAAGATCACGAGAGCCATACGCCGGGTAGACGCTGATACACCGATTCTTGTTGGCGGCAACGGATACAGCGCTATCGAATGGTTGCCCTTCGTCAAGTCGAACGGCGATCCGCGAACCGTGTACACGGTTCACCAGTACGTCCCATTCGACTTCACGCACCAGGATCCCGAAGAAGCCATTTCGTACCCGGGACAGCTCGACATCGACGGCGACGGTGCCGCCGAGCCTTTCGACCACAGTGCCATGGAGGACCTCTTCTCGACGTTGGATGATTTCCGTGACGAACGGTCCGCTCGCCTTGCCGTTACGGAATTTGGTGTCCACCGCTGGGCACCCGGAGCCAGCCGTTTCCTGGCCGACCAGCTGGACATGCTTGAACGGCGTGGCCTCAACAACATGCTCTGGGACTGGGGGGTCTCTTACCAGGAGTTCGCCGAGGAAGTAACGGCCTTCAACTTCCGTTTTGGCCCTGACCCCGAGAGACGTGCCGACGTGACCTCCAGCGCGTTGATCGATGTCATCCGTCGCCATTGGGCCAGGAATGAGAAGCGGCCTTCGAACACACGATTTTGA